A single window of Haliotis asinina isolate JCU_RB_2024 chromosome 5, JCU_Hal_asi_v2, whole genome shotgun sequence DNA harbors:
- the LOC137283634 gene encoding diacylglycerol lipase-beta-like isoform X1 produces MPGLVAFNRRWGIGSDDLVFPIIIENCFRFAWLIAISVVFHVNKDAFDCSSGHLLRIYFIGVITILVTSAVMNIIIIHTSMKGTITNVKPRRGIPIMLYFKLGLLVPETVWVVLGTYWAFGKSYECDSAVVWTVKGAALFAWVAGFFMLIGILLVFDPVGTQKQKNRIARRMTHGSEMRLSDSVDAASKVWEMRCRLLCCCVAFKQDNRNAFTDVSKLVADFFQDVDLVPTDIAAGLILIHHQQMRRGRELMSIRVERSAGESHPDESQPVNGVMAAPSCPVPESWMTVKMMAHFMSYALGSYGWPFYMYTNLVTGLCKLATKCKCCACMRSSENVNFDNACECHTAAIKKVTGISDQDLIFVSFHNKFKEIPFYVAVDREHKSVVISIRGTLSLEDALVDLSAAGMPIDIEGVENAYVHGAMLDCANYIKDRIAALQLLSKAFDMLPGCSRLVIVGHSLGAGVAAILSILLKPQHQDLVCFAYSPPGGLMSPSASAHVQSYVCSVVVGKDLVPRLGMPTMNDLKMKIMQALDECKLPKHRILAKGCMRIACGCLTSPEADTDMAAREEPLLDSGSGTHYSTTAGEDATPNHRKKLKQALREAVMNSGTETEWLMTPPGQILHIEEVEEGGFCSGTPDYTASWVHPHNFNEILISPSMVLDHFPDVVMDALQQLNDRNYVPQAQQERPSDVRT; encoded by the exons GTTGATTGCAATATCCGTTGTCTTCCATGTGAACAAAGATGCTTTTGACTGCAGTAGTGGCCATCTTCTCCGTATATACTTCATTGGGGTAATCACTATTCTGGTTACCAGTGCTGTCATGAACATAATTATCATTCACACCAGCATGAAGGGTACAATCACAAATGTTAAGCCTCGTCGTGGTATTCCCATCATGCTGTACTTCAAGTTAGGACTCCTAGTACCAGAGACTGTGTGGGTAGTGCTGGGCACATATTGGGCATTTGGCAAATCCTATGAATGTGATTCAGCAGTGGTGTGGACTGTGAAAGGAGCAGCGCTGTTTGCCTGGGTGGCAGGCTTCTTCATGCTGATTGGAATCCTCCTGGTATTTGATCCTGTTGGAACACAGAAACAGAAGAACAGGATTGCAAGGAGGATGACCCATGGATCTGAGATGCGGCTGTCAGATTCCGTGGATGCTGCCAGCAAAGTGTGGGAAATGAG ATGCCGCCTGTTGTGCTGTTGTGTAGCCTTCAAGCAGGACAACCGAAATGCTTTCACAGATGTCTCTAAGCTTGTGGCAGATTTCTTCCAG GATGTGGACTTGGTTCCCACTGACATAGCAGCAGGCCTCATCCTAATCCACCATCAGCAGATGCGTCGTGGGCGTGAGCTGATGTCTATAAGGGTGGAGAGGTCAGCTGGGGAGTCACATCCAGATGAATCTCAGCCAGTCAATGGTGTCATGGCTGCTCCAAGTTGTCCTGTGCCTGAAAGTTGGATGACTGTCAAGATGATGGCTCACTTCATGAGCTATGCCCTGGGGAGTTATGGATGGCCCTTCTATATGTACACCAATCTGGTCACAGGACTCTGCAAGCTGGCTACCAAATGCAA gTGTTGTGCGTGTATGCGGTCCAGTGAGaatgttaattttgacaatGCTTGTGAGTGTCATACTGCTGCCATAAAGAAGGTCACAGGAATCAGTGACCAGGATCTCATCTTTGTCAGTTTCCACAACAAG TTCAAGGAAATCCCCTTCTATGTGGCAGTAGACCGAGAACACAAGAGTGTAGTGATCAGCATAAGGGGCACGTTGTCGCTGGAG GATGCTCTTGTGGACCTGTCAGCAGCGGGTATGCCAATAGACATTGAAGGTGTGGAGAATGCGTATGTCCACGGAGCCATGCTGGACTGTGCTAACTATATCAAGGACAGGATTGCTGCTCTACAGCTCCTGTCCAAGGCCTTTGACATGCTGCCA GGATGCAGCCGTCTGGTCATTGTTGGGCACAGCCTGGGGGCAGGTGTGGCAGCCATCTTGTCCATTCTGCTGAAACCACAGCATCAGGACCTTGTCTGCTTTGCTTACTCACCACCAGGGGGACTCATGAG CCCATCAGCAAGTGCCCATGTCCAGAGCTATGTGTGCTCAGTGGTGGTTGGCAAGGACCTGGTGCCACGCTTGGGAATGCCCACCATGAATGACCTGAAGATGAAGATCATGCAGGCTTTGGATGAATGCAAGCTTCCTAAG CACCGGATCCTGGCAAAGGGGTGTATGCGGATTGCATGTGGATGTCTCACAAGCCCAGAGGCTGATACAGACATGGCGGCCAGGGAGGAACCTCTGCTTGACAGTGGATCTGGTACTCACTACTCCACAACTGCAGGAGAGGATGCAACACCAAAT CATCGGAAGAAACTAAAG CAAGCATTACGTGAAGCAGTAATGAACAGCGGCACTGAGACAGAATGGTTGATGACTCCCCCAGGGCAGATCTTGCACATTGAGGAAGTGGAGGAAGGCGG ATTTTGTAGTGGAACCCCAGACTACACTGCTTCATGGGTTCACCCACACAACTTCAATGAAATACTGATCAGCCCCAGCATGGTGTTGGATCACTTCCCAGATGTGGTAATGGATGCATTACAACAGCTCAATGACAGGAACTACGTTCCCCAAGCTCAACAAGAACGACCCTCTGATGTCAGAACATAA
- the LOC137283634 gene encoding diacylglycerol lipase-beta-like isoform X2 — protein sequence MPGLVAFNRRWGIGSDDLVFPIIIENCFRFAWLIAISVVFHVNKDAFDCSSGHLLRIYFIGVITILVTSAVMNIIIIHTSMKGTITNVKPRRGIPIMLYFKLGLLVPETVWVVLGTYWAFGKSYECDSAVVWTVKGAALFAWVAGFFMLIGILLVFDPVGTQKQKNRIARRMTHGSEMRLSDSVDAASKVWEMRCRLLCCCVAFKQDNRNAFTDVSKLVADFFQDVDLVPTDIAAGLILIHHQQMRRGRELMSIRVERSAGESHPDESQPVNGVMAAPSCPVPESWMTVKMMAHFMSYALGSYGWPFYMYTNLVTGLCKLATKCKCCACMRSSENVNFDNACECHTAAIKKVTGISDQDLIFVSFHNKFKEIPFYVAVDREHKSVVISIRGTLSLEDALVDLSAAGMPIDIEGVENAYVHGAMLDCANYIKDRIAALQLLSKAFDMLPGCSRLVIVGHSLGAGVAAILSILLKPQHQDLVCFAYSPPGGLMSPSASAHVQSYVCSVVVGKDLVPRLGMPTMNDLKMKIMQALDECKLPKHRILAKGCMRIACGCLTSPEADTDMAAREEPLLDSGSGTHYSTTAGEDATPNQALREAVMNSGTETEWLMTPPGQILHIEEVEEGGFCSGTPDYTASWVHPHNFNEILISPSMVLDHFPDVVMDALQQLNDRNYVPQAQQERPSDVRT from the exons GTTGATTGCAATATCCGTTGTCTTCCATGTGAACAAAGATGCTTTTGACTGCAGTAGTGGCCATCTTCTCCGTATATACTTCATTGGGGTAATCACTATTCTGGTTACCAGTGCTGTCATGAACATAATTATCATTCACACCAGCATGAAGGGTACAATCACAAATGTTAAGCCTCGTCGTGGTATTCCCATCATGCTGTACTTCAAGTTAGGACTCCTAGTACCAGAGACTGTGTGGGTAGTGCTGGGCACATATTGGGCATTTGGCAAATCCTATGAATGTGATTCAGCAGTGGTGTGGACTGTGAAAGGAGCAGCGCTGTTTGCCTGGGTGGCAGGCTTCTTCATGCTGATTGGAATCCTCCTGGTATTTGATCCTGTTGGAACACAGAAACAGAAGAACAGGATTGCAAGGAGGATGACCCATGGATCTGAGATGCGGCTGTCAGATTCCGTGGATGCTGCCAGCAAAGTGTGGGAAATGAG ATGCCGCCTGTTGTGCTGTTGTGTAGCCTTCAAGCAGGACAACCGAAATGCTTTCACAGATGTCTCTAAGCTTGTGGCAGATTTCTTCCAG GATGTGGACTTGGTTCCCACTGACATAGCAGCAGGCCTCATCCTAATCCACCATCAGCAGATGCGTCGTGGGCGTGAGCTGATGTCTATAAGGGTGGAGAGGTCAGCTGGGGAGTCACATCCAGATGAATCTCAGCCAGTCAATGGTGTCATGGCTGCTCCAAGTTGTCCTGTGCCTGAAAGTTGGATGACTGTCAAGATGATGGCTCACTTCATGAGCTATGCCCTGGGGAGTTATGGATGGCCCTTCTATATGTACACCAATCTGGTCACAGGACTCTGCAAGCTGGCTACCAAATGCAA gTGTTGTGCGTGTATGCGGTCCAGTGAGaatgttaattttgacaatGCTTGTGAGTGTCATACTGCTGCCATAAAGAAGGTCACAGGAATCAGTGACCAGGATCTCATCTTTGTCAGTTTCCACAACAAG TTCAAGGAAATCCCCTTCTATGTGGCAGTAGACCGAGAACACAAGAGTGTAGTGATCAGCATAAGGGGCACGTTGTCGCTGGAG GATGCTCTTGTGGACCTGTCAGCAGCGGGTATGCCAATAGACATTGAAGGTGTGGAGAATGCGTATGTCCACGGAGCCATGCTGGACTGTGCTAACTATATCAAGGACAGGATTGCTGCTCTACAGCTCCTGTCCAAGGCCTTTGACATGCTGCCA GGATGCAGCCGTCTGGTCATTGTTGGGCACAGCCTGGGGGCAGGTGTGGCAGCCATCTTGTCCATTCTGCTGAAACCACAGCATCAGGACCTTGTCTGCTTTGCTTACTCACCACCAGGGGGACTCATGAG CCCATCAGCAAGTGCCCATGTCCAGAGCTATGTGTGCTCAGTGGTGGTTGGCAAGGACCTGGTGCCACGCTTGGGAATGCCCACCATGAATGACCTGAAGATGAAGATCATGCAGGCTTTGGATGAATGCAAGCTTCCTAAG CACCGGATCCTGGCAAAGGGGTGTATGCGGATTGCATGTGGATGTCTCACAAGCCCAGAGGCTGATACAGACATGGCGGCCAGGGAGGAACCTCTGCTTGACAGTGGATCTGGTACTCACTACTCCACAACTGCAGGAGAGGATGCAACACCAAAT CAAGCATTACGTGAAGCAGTAATGAACAGCGGCACTGAGACAGAATGGTTGATGACTCCCCCAGGGCAGATCTTGCACATTGAGGAAGTGGAGGAAGGCGG ATTTTGTAGTGGAACCCCAGACTACACTGCTTCATGGGTTCACCCACACAACTTCAATGAAATACTGATCAGCCCCAGCATGGTGTTGGATCACTTCCCAGATGTGGTAATGGATGCATTACAACAGCTCAATGACAGGAACTACGTTCCCCAAGCTCAACAAGAACGACCCTCTGATGTCAGAACATAA